CGACACCAcgaagagaaaaaaaattttttcattgaGGAATCGGACTATATAAGGAGAGCTCATCTCATCAGTACATATCTTCACCTGTTTATGTTACTTCttgaaaacagaaaaaaaatatcaataaataatCGTGCGGATTATACAATCCAGGACTATAAAACCGTGTTGCTTCCTATTACGTTTTAACCGTATTGTCATACCAGAAGCGTCAAGTCCATCGGAGAGATCATACTCGAGTTCGTCTTAATGCCCTTTTGTGTTGAACATTTGTGCTTCCCTTAACGTATTCTTTATTGAATACGCCTAGGGTTCGCCATTACGTACTTCGCAAGGGCTGGTGGGACTTACATTTTTTGTATCTTTTTTCACATATCGTATATATTACTGCTTCCGTTCGTAGTATTTTAAATGCTGTGGTTTTGTATATAACTTGTCTATGCATATGTGTTTAGTTGGAATGATCTCTTGTAGGAGATAGTGGGATAAAGTTACCAACAATGCAGATGGGGATGTTGTACCGATCACGTCTAATTGTGAAACTGAAACAACAAGGCCTTTTCTTCAAGCCGTCTTTGGTTCTCAGCGAGCAACTGGTGAGTACAGCTTTTTGGCCCTTATCAAAGGCAATGGAACCATACTTCTCCCAGAAATTTACTGCGCTTTCTTCAGTCATCAACTCGTAAATGGCAAGTTTACCATCGCGCAGATCATCCACCGTGCAGTCTACCAGCGATGCAAACTCTTTGTTGGCCCTATATATTTCACCAGTACGTCTCCAGAGGCATGCAGGCATACTCATCGAAGTGAATACTCGATCATATGATAGTAACATCCTCTCAAAGCTCTCCTCTACTAAAACCAAGTCTACATCCTTTAACGACTTGGCTATGGTCCTAAATGCAGGTCGTATGCTCATTAATGGTTTCAAAATTCTTTGCTTATTCGTGTCGTTCATGTACTTATCCATATATTCTTGTAATCTTGCGTACCCTTTGGCGTAGTCATATGGTTTTAATAGCCCTGCTTCTAGCTTCGCGTTGATAACTAGCTTCAGTCTGTCTACGGGATTCATTTCGGTGGACGGATCAGCAGCGGTTAGGAAGAACTGTTCCTTTGATGTGGGTGTATCGTCATATTTGTCACTTTGAGCTTTAGAATTGCTGCTCTCTTGTTTATTCAGTTTTTGTCTATTATGCTCCTGGTCTTGTTCTTGCCCTTGTCCATCATTGACTGTCTTGGTACCGTTAGCTTTACTACTTGCTTCGTTTATATCCTGCGAGATTTCCTGGTTCAC
This is a stretch of genomic DNA from Nakaseomyces glabratus chromosome M, complete sequence. It encodes these proteins:
- the RDS2 gene encoding gluconeogenesis transcription factor RDS2 (CAGL0M02651g~Ortholog(s) have RNA polymerase II core promoter proximal region sequence-specific DNA binding, protein heterodimerization activity and transcriptional activator activity, more); translated protein: MEEPAAKKQKKLYKSCIFCRRSHVNCDHQRPCSRCIKREIGHLCVADENVSNIQSQYQYKNSMSPIGSTEIPNAEINIGDETRAIQGSNSSVYGTETPISSSNNNLLLPPQPNFVSENVGSEFSSLNEFLMMLENPIPGESENTSQSNKEQERTAHSNMEDSIENTQEQTDNNEGIIGSVSVNQEISQDINEASSKANGTKTVNDGQGQEQDQEHNRQKLNKQESSNSKAQSDKYDDTPTSKEQFFLTAADPSTEMNPVDRLKLVINAKLEAGLLKPYDYAKGYARLQEYMDKYMNDTNKQRILKPLMSIRPAFRTIAKSLKDVDLVLVEESFERMLLSYDRVFTSMSMPACLWRRTGEIYRANKEFASLVDCTVDDLRDGKLAIYELMTEESAVNFWEKYGSIAFDKGQKAVLTSCSLRTKDGLKKRPCCFSFTIRRDRYNIPICIVGNFIPLSPTRDHSN